A window from Fragaria vesca subsp. vesca linkage group LG5, FraVesHawaii_1.0, whole genome shotgun sequence encodes these proteins:
- the LOC101293302 gene encoding adenylate kinase isoenzyme 6-like isoform 2, which yields MARQRPNILVTGTPGTGKTTMSSVLAEETQLRHINIGDLVKEKSLHDGWDDELDCYVINEDLVCDELEDMMEQGGNIVDYHGCDFFPERWFDLVVVLQTDNTVLYDRLAQRGYSGSKLSNNVECEIFQTLLEEAKESYPEDIVRPLKSDSIEDISANLTSLTDWVRRWQPSTESARCSSA from the exons ATGGCAAGGCAGAGGCCGAATATATTGGTAACCGGCACACCAGGCACAGGGAAGACAACAATGTCGTCAGTCTTAGCAGAAGAGACACAGCTTCGGCACATCAACATAGGGGACTTGGTCAAGGAAAAGAGCCTCCATGATGGCTGGGACGACGAGCTTGACTGTTACGTCATCAATGAAGACCTGGTGTGTGATGAGCTTGAAGATATGATGGAACAAGGAGGGAACATAGTGGACTACCACGGCTGCGATTTCTTCCCGGAGAGATGGTTTGATCTCGTAGTTGTGCTTCAGACTGACAACACTGTCTTGTATGACCGTTTGGCTCAGAG AGGGTACTCTGGCTCGAAGCTTTCGAACAATGTTGAATGTGAAATATTTCAAACTCTGCTGGAGGAGGCGAAAGAGAGCTACCCGGAAGATATCGTACGACCTCTGAAGAGTGATAGCATTGAAGACATTTCTGCAAATCTCACTTCTTTGACTGATTGGGTGAGGAGGTGGCAACCATCGACTGAGTCTGCACGGTGTAGTTCTGCTTGA
- the LOC101293002 gene encoding imidazole glycerol phosphate synthase hisHF, chloroplastic-like, translating into MMEAPPLVSPTKTPPLRSASSSSSLLFLRKHSLNCRRPSRSFAVRASAATDSVVTLLDYGAGNVRSVRNAIRRLGFKVRDVQTPKDILNANRLIFPGVGAFAAAMDVLSKNGLAEALCEYIENDRPFLGICLGLQLLFESSEEKGQVSGLGLIPGVVGRFDSSNGVRVPHIGWNALQIKKDSSILDDVGAHHVYFVHSYRAMPSDENKEWVSSTCNYGDNFIASVRRGNVHAVQFHPEKSGDVGLSILRRFLYPNSPLEKKPTEGKGSKLAKRVIACLDVRTNDKGDLVVTKGDQYDVREHTKENEVRELGKPVELAGQYYTDGADEVSFLNITGFRDFPLGDLPMLKVLRYASENVFVPLTVGGGIRDFTDATGRHYSSLEVASEYFRCGADKISIGSDAVYAAEEYLRTGVKSGKSSLEQISRVYGNQAVVVSIDPRRVYVKNQNDVKFKTIRVTNPGPNDEEYAWYQCTVSGGREGRPIGAYELAKAVEELGAGEILLNCIDCDGQGKGFDIDLVKLISDAVTIPVIASSGAGAVEHFSEVFTKTNASAALAAGIFHRKEVPIRSVKEHLLKEGIEVRI; encoded by the exons ATGATGGAGGCGCCGCCATTGGTTTCTCCTACCAAGACGCCGCCGTTGCGGTCAGCCTCCTCTTCCTCCTCTCTTCTCTTTCTCCGCAAGCATTCTCTCAATTGCCGCCGACCTTCCAGAAGCTTCGCCGTCCGCGCCTCCGCTGCTACCGATTCAG TGGTGACTTTGCTTGATTACGGCGCCGGAAATGTTCGTAGTGTCAGGAATGCCATCCGCCGCCTCGGTTTCAAAGTCAGGGAT GTTCAAACTCCGAAAGATATTCTGAATGCCAACCGCCTGATCTTTCCTGGTGTGGGGGCTTTTGCTGCCGCTATGGATGTGCTGAGCAAGAACGG GCTGGCAGAAGCTCTCTGTGAATATATTGAGAATGATCGGCCGTTTCTAGGCATTTGTCTTGGACTTCAGCTCCTTTTTGAATCCAGTGAGGAAAAGGGACAAG TGAGTGGTCTTGGCTTGATACCTGGAGTGGTTGGGCGTTTTGACTCATCAAATGGTGTCAGAGTGCCACATATCGGGTGGAATGCTTTGCAGATTAAAAAAGACTCATCAATTTTGGATGATGTTGGAGCCCATCATGTCTATTTCGTTCACTCTTACAGAGCGATGCCA TCGGATGAAAACAAAGAATGGGTTTCATCTACCTGCAACTATGGTGACAATTTCATTGCATCTGTTAGGAGGGGAAATGTGCATGCAGTTCAATTCCACCCCGAAAAGAGCGGAG ATGTTGGCCTTTCCATATTGAGAAGATTTCTCTACCCAAACTCACCCTTGGAGAAG AAGCCCACTGAAGGGAAGGGTTCCAAACTTGCAAAGAGG GTTATTGCTTGTCTGGATGTGAGGACGAATGATAAAGGAGATCTAGTGGTAACCAAAGGAGACCAGTACGATGTAAGAGAGCATACAAAGGAGAATGAG GTGAGAGAACTTGGCAAGCCTGTGGAGCTTGCTGGGCAGTATTACACAGATGGAGCTGATGAG GTCAGCTTTCTGAATATTACCGGTTTTCGGGACTTCCCTTTGGGTGACTTGCCTATGCTTAAG GTATTAAGATATGCATCAGAAAATGTTTTTGTGCCATTGACAGTTGGAGGTGGCATTAGAGATTTTACCGATGCAACTGGCAG GCACTATTCGAGCTTGGAAGTTGCTTCAGAATATTTTAGATGTGGGGCTGATAAGATCTCCATTGGAAGTGATGCAGTTTATGCTGCAGAAGAATATCTAAGAACTGGC GTGAAAAGTGGAAAAAGTAGCTTAGAGCAGATATCTAGAGTTTACGGAAATCAG GCTGTGGTTGTTAGCATTGATCCTCGCAGAGTGTACGTCAAAAATCAAAATGATGTTAAGTTCAAGACTATAAGAGTAACAAACCCAG GTCCAAATGATGAAGAATATGCTTGGTATCAGTGTACA GTTAGTGGTGGGCGGGAAGGCAGACCAATTGGAGCTTATGAGCTAGCAAAAGCAGTTGAGGAGCTTGGAGCTGGAGAAATTCTGCTCAATTGCATTGATTGTGATG GTCAAGGGAAGGGATTTGATATAGATTTAGTAAAGCTGATCTCTGATGCTGTGACCATTCCCGTGATTGCAAGTAGTGGTGCTGGTGCTGTTGAACACTTCTCAGAGGTTTTCACGAAAACAAATGCATCTGCTGCCCTTGCAGCTGGAATTTTCCATCGCAAGGAG GTACCAATTCGTTCTGTAAAGGAGCACTTGCTAAAGGAAGGCATAGAAGTCAGAATCTGA
- the LOC101293498 gene encoding uncharacterized protein LOC101293498, with amino-acid sequence MATSALLGANPLTLLKHSSTIPFSRLRSLPTKPLQVSTASFKTLQLSFHSSPKYDLKLKCSSDKNHFTSSDQASQNPLETIANEILSNVLEGLQTPAAENPPFDAILNETLTSALKGIKTPTMDNPNPLEAIFNETLASALKVLKTPAMAAVLLSLLLTFHPNLAWAASGGRVGGSSFSSRSRSSSSSSSRSSSYSSSSYRSSSPSYSYKSYSSYSNPRPSSSSSSSSNISMSEADTKLLNIILAILVLMVVAGCIFHLASVTETSNFVNRVAPTSNVVKLQVGLLGTVRALQRDLDRIAETADTSTPKGLGYILTEATVALLRHPDYWFSSYSSVTPNYNMEDAEKCFNKVSIEERAKFDEETLVNVNNKRRKVSRGKTDDGFQNQYIVVTLLVAIEGKHKLPATINSSDDLKEELKNLGFIPPMNILAAEVLWTPQEENDTLSEEELIEDYPLLKRF; translated from the exons ATGGCTACATCTGCGTTGCTCGGAGCCAACCCTCTGACCTTATTGAAACATAGCTCCACAATCCCCTTCTCCCGTCTTCGTTCTCTCCCCACCAAACCACTCCAAGTCAGCACCGCCTCCTTCAAAACTCTACAACTATCTTTTCATTCTTCCCCCAAATATGATCTCAAACTCAAATGCTCCTCGGACAAGAACCACTTCACATCATCAGACCAGGCATCTCAAAACCCACTTGAGACCATCGCCAATGAAATATTATCGAATGTTCTCGAGGGACTGCAAACACCTGCGGCAGAGAACCCACCATTTGATGCTATCTTGAACGAAACATTAACGAGTGCTCTCAAGGGAATCAAAACACCTACAATGGATAATCCTAACCCACTTGAGGCTATCTTCAATGAAACATTAGCAAGTGCTCTCAAGGTACTCAAGACACCTGCCATGGCTGCCGTGCTGTTAAGTTTGTTGTTGACGTTTCACCCTAACTTGGCGTGGGCGGCCTCGGGTGGTCGGGTCGGGGGAAGCTCCTTCTCTTCACGCTCGCGCTCTTCGTCGTCGTCATCGTCACGCTCGTCATCTTATTCTTCTTCATCGTATCGTTCTTCTTCACCTTCGTATTCGTATAAGTCGTATTCTTCATATTCAAACCCTAGGCCTTCATCATCATCGAGTTCTTCGTCTAATATCTCCATGTCCGAGGCCGACACTAAACTCCTGAACATAATCCTTGCGATTTTGGTTCTGATGGTTGTTGCTGGGTGCATCTTTCATTTGGCAAGTGTTACGGAGACCTCAAACTTTGTGAATCGTGTTGCTCCGACCTCAAACGTTGTTAAGCTTCAG GTTGGTTTGTTAGGTACAGTCCGAGCACTCCAAAGAGATCTTGATCGTATCGCTGAAACTGCTGATACCTCAACCCCCAAGGGCTTGGGCTATATTTTGACAG AGGCAACTGTAGCTTTGCTCAGACATCCTGATTATTGGTTCTCAAGTTATTCATCT GTTACACCAAACTATAACATGGAGGATGCAGAGAAATGCTTCAATAAAGTTTCTATTGAAGAGAGGGCTAAATTTGATGAGGAGACGCTTGTCAACGTGAACAACAAGAGAAGGAAAGTCTCGAGAGGCAAGACTGATGATGGATTTCAAAACCAATATATAGTG GTGACATTGCTGGTTGCAATTGAAGGGAAGCATAAGTTGCCCGCCACCATAAATAGTAGCGATGACTTGAAGGAAGAACTGAAAAATCTTGGATTTATTCCTCCAATGAATATATTG GCAGCAGAAGTGTTATGGACTCCACAGGAAGAAAATGACACACTGTCGGAGGAGGAACTGATAGAAGATTACCCACTTCTGAAGCGTTTTTAG